The genomic interval AATTTTTATATACTAAATTTGAAATTCATTTTTTGTCcatgaaattttttaaacatattttaattgCATTTATTTGTGCAATAAtctacttttattttatgtattccatcacatcaaatatatatttgtttctCTTAAGAAATTCTAAATGTATCCATGTACACTGTTTTGATTATACCTATTGAAATAagtttctttttcaaattatatttagtaaatatataaatttttagatttaaaattaaatttgatagactaaaaataatgtgtttttttatagtgttattaatttgaaattttcacCACAACTTTGtgattttgttaaaaatatatttttagtgaCTTTATTTCCAACAAATGATAAGCCAAACATAATTTATTGATAATATGTTTTTGAATCgaatataaatttttctttgataatttatataataaaagttaaatatcGGAATAACactttaattctattttatagcGAAATAATGGTCATAAAAATTTAACACATAAtgaactttaataaaaaaaaatattaaattaattattaattccATAATAATTAGTATcagttaaatatttttgtatgattaaaatttataaaaataatatatttaaatgtgatacttcatatttataattaagAAGTTAAATTACGATGTAACATTATTTTTAActgtttgttttttaaattaatttgaggaaaaattttggagaataaaaaattagtatAGTTACTCACTTCTCTGACCAATtttgatggaaaccatccagtcacatacatccacataatgatgatgaagaagaagcattggatttgaggacaaatccttttcaagagggaggggatgatggaagaggcccaagcccatgatagaaaaagcccaagcccaagcccaaatacaagttcaagcttcaactcaagcccaacaaatagaagatatgggtcaactaagcatcattggatgtctttcttttgtaattacttttgagtatttttagtagaacataaaagggggtgtagatataaatataagaggtgcaaatgtataaagctaagtcacaccttccatgtgacacaaaagaaggtgtaggtatagatttaggaggtgcaaaaaatagaaaccaagtcacacttcccttgtgactaggaattggctccaaattcaaatgcttctcatttgaatttccctccactttcttttgaatttccagccctctaaacactataaataagagggtttggctcatgtatttggaagattaattgaatagtgaaatgctgccaaaattgtgtcattctcactccttgcctaaaactctcttaggaataggcttttaatcttcaaaccttcacCCCCAAATGGAGATGGTCGAACCACTCCAATCTTCactacctctcatgcaccttcaaggtcaccacacctcttaggaggaccttgcccactctcatccattaagcttccgcaccatcttctacaaacatccaagaagagctcataggaaaccCATCAGATTTGGTGATCGATTTTTTTGATTGATTTTTGTGATCGATTATCTTGACATCCTAAAGGAGATGAGATTTTTAACAGTACAGGAGATGTGTATTCACGTGGAGGTTATGGTTGATGATGGTGGTGCAATAGAAATGTTGAAAGTTGCAAATACACATGGTGAAGTTCATTTACTTTTAGTGCATGTTGTTTCAGAGGCAGAAGTGTTGTTGGCTTTAGGGGATGGTGTGGAACCCGAAGACGTTGAAGGTAATGTTGAGGATGGTGGTGGTGTGGAACCTGAAGGTGTTGAAGCTGATGTTCAGAATGGTGGTGGTGTGGACATTGGTGAGCATCATGGTATGGAAGGTGTggttgaagaagatgatgaggaGGACGAAGGTCATGGTGGTCAAGGTATTGGTCCGCCTATTCATGAAGACATGAAATGTGATAATGATGGTGGGCATGTGTCAGAAAATTCTTCTTGATTAAGGGAAGTTGAATTTATTGAAGGTGAATATGAAGTTCAAAGTGAAGGTACTAGAGGTAAGGGTGAGGGTGAGGGTGAGGGTGGGAGTTAGGGTTTAAAGGTGAGGTTAGGCATAAGTGCAGAAGGCAGACCAGTAATCCTATACGAGGTTTATAACCAAATTGTATAAATGATTTACAGGATTTGgatgctgatgatgatgaaagTGAAGGAACATTTGTGCATGATAAAGGGCTGTCAGATACAGAGTGGGAATCAGAAGAGTTAGACAACATGGACGAATTTGAAGATGGTGAGGAGGATATCACTACAGGTGGTAAATTTTCATCCTTTGAAATGCCAAAAAACATGGCAAATTTTTCATGGGATGTGGGTACCTATTTTACAAACAAGGAAGCATTCAAAGATGTCACCATAACTTATGCTATCCATTCAGAGAGGAACTTGAAATTAGTACAAAATGATGATTCGAGAGTTCGGGTGTGTTGTAATGGAGCACAAGGTTAATGTGAATGGTATGCATATTGTGGGTTCTTACCCTCAACAAGTTGTTGGCAGTTAGAAAACTAAATGACATACATACCTGTGCTAGGCAATTTGATGaagatcaagttcttggaatcATATCACAGTTTAAGGTTAATTTGTTGAGCATTAAATGGCTGAGTGGGAGGTTGGAGAATTCTTTAAGTCAAAATCCAAAATTGAGAAGTAATGATGTAAGgaataaaattgttaaaaaatggAACACAAGTATAAGTAAATCAAAAGCTCAATGGCCATGGGGTTGAAGAATGTCCATGGTTCATTTCAATAGCAGTACAAACAAATTTACGACTATGCACATGAGTTAATGCATGCAAATTCAGGGTCTACAGTGAAAGTCAAAGTTGAAGACATGAATGACTTTAaagtttttaacaaattttatgtgTGCTTAAAAGCCTGCAATGATAGTTTTATATCTTGTAGGTCCATAATTGCTTTGAATGAGTGCTTCTTGAAAGGCTTTTATGGTGGTGAACTGTTGACAGCAGTTGGGAGGGACCCAAATGATCATATGCTACCACTAGCATATGTTGTGGTTGAGGTTTAATGCAAAGATTCTTGGAGTTAGTTTTTGCagcttttaattgaaaatgttgGGGGTGTAGATGTATGTCAAGGCATCACTTTCATGTCTGACCAACAAAAGGTATATTCTTTGTTGTCAATTGTTGATTTTGTATAtgtataattttcatttaagtATTGTGTATATGActtttgatagaaaaaaaaagatatagaAACCAATGCGTACATATAGGTACCGGGTTCATTTTCCCTTGACAAGAACTCACAAAGTGACGGACAACACCAGTCGCAAAGAACTTTTCAATTGGAGGTTGTAGGGTAGGTAATTATTGTAAgcaagagaaaaaagaaaatatgctATTGTGGAGACAACCAAAGACATGGTCGTAACggtcaaattaaaaataaataaataaataaataatgaaggGATAAAAAGAGTTTTGACTCACTTCTTatacaaaagaataataatttattctcCTTCAAAATCTAAATAGGTAtttttttgtgaaatttttATTAGATTATGTTTTCTTCATACAAGAAATTCTATTCTCACCAATcacatgactttttttttatatcataattGAAAACCAAAAAGGAAATGAGAACAATATACATACCTAAAATCAGGTTCATCTTCCCTTGACAAGAATCTCACAAATCGGCTAACAACACCAGTAAAGAATTCTTCAAATGGAGATTTGTCTTGGTTAACATAAATAAACATAGTGAATGAGTAAAAATTGTTTGATCAAGATTAAAAATGCTTGAATCAAGATTATAAATACTTgatataataaatatgaattgaAACCTACCAATAATGAGCAGACTTCCCAAGTCGAGTGACATGCTCAGAGTTCTTAGAACAGAGACTTTCTAAATCGTTACGAAAGAATCTTACTTACTAAtgaaacaagaatgaaatttaaCGAAACAAGCAAGTATTGAAAGAGAAATTGTAGTGGAAATGTAGCTACCGTTTCATAGGATTGGATCTCTTTTAAATTCTTCTTAGGTGAGTCTCTTCTTTCATCCTTCTCCGACTCTCTTTCCAGtgtcaaataaatttttttaagtttattccTCGCAGGCGAACCAAAAGAATCTGACCAGAATCAGAACTAGACAGGAGAgatatttttctctttctttctcaacaagataaaaaaaaaaaaaaactaaatgatTTGTTCAAACCAAATTCAAGACAAGGCgaatattttcttcttctacaCTCTTCTtaagcttttttttttactgtaaaGTTAGTCAAAAACATCTATTTCCTAGAGTCAtgtctaaataaataaatttaataattataaaaacttatgtttttattattttataaaaacacctatatattataatttatactattttatatttagaattaaaattaattttttaaatatgattaactttatatatatatatatatatttaaaaaaattaaacaagctaaaatgatttATTAACCTAATGGTCtgaaaatgatttatttaaaaatgatttcataattattttttaaaagaaactagAAACTCAAGTTAGTTATAAATAgaattgataaaataaagaaTGGACAGAAGGTATTGAATAGTGTAACTGAAAAAATATTGTGATAGATAGATCCATACAATTTGTAGATTTTAATCAAACCCTAGTCATGCACATTTTTGCAAATTTGAAAGACAAGAAAGAAGACATTGTCAGCATGCTTAAATGAAGTTTGATTCCacctattttttatattttgtgagAAAAATAAAGGGAGAAagatgatagaaaaaaaaaggagaattAGATCCTTTGAAGGCCCATTCCACTTTTTttctcattaattttttttatgacaacctttttttattatcttgttctttttttttacttttcatcttttctatttttacaatCTACCAATAACTTTATTGAAATAGTTATAATGTTCAATACATAATTCTGCTCAATAAGAGAAAATTACTATGGTGGCAAAGCTGtactaatatttttatcttgaaacaattaatatttcattttaatatttagcGGTGTAAATAAGGCTTACTATTAAAGTAAATAATACTTTTACTTGCTAGAAAATTATGGTTATAGAATATACCTACATTGTCtaaaattattagaatttaaatatgaataaatatgaattaattCTCGTATTAATGccgataaaaaaatgtaaaattaataaattaaacatcatataaataaaaaaagctGACTTAAGATTTTAATCTGAaggtaatattaattttaataaaaaagctgactttgatattattattattacttcaattccataatttcttttctttgctaaaaatgaaaaaaattaaattatggaattgaaataaaaaatgaaaacatacaattattattattatttatacgTTGTGACTGATAAAGATACATATTTGCAGATACAAATaagcaaaaaaattatttaaaattatttttatctaaacaATTATGATGTTTTAGATCGGAAAGCACTTGATAAGTTGTAGTTCGCATGCTTAGGCAGCCATCATGTGCACGAAATCTGAGCTCTGTAAAACACAAATCCAGAGTTTGGAACCACAGACAAACTAGTGGTCTCATTTACCATATTAAGGACTTTATTAATCCCATTCCAGGGCCATAAAAGAAAGGCTAGCAAAGAAACATGCACATAATTTAATAGGCAAGCACACTGACACGAAATCCATATTTGTTTTTGCTATAAAGAAATAGTTATTGAAACGTGTCATGGTATGAGGTCAAAATGAAGTATACTTCATGGAATATCTATGacaaaatagaataaatattGTCCTGAATTTTTTCCCCTCAAGAGTAAGGCCATCTTTATAGTTTTAGGATGTCATCAGTGAATATTTTAAAGACAAGTGGTTGATAAATACTCATATTCTACTGTATTTTCAAGTGGTATGTTAAAGAAAGTGTTTTAATATTCCTCATACTTTATATGTGTAGAAATCTTGTTTCAAAGGGTGAAATGAGAACTAAAAACAGTTGTTGATTGACGAGTCTGTCCCACTATCTCCTGATTCTGtgaattaaaaagaaaaggcTCAAATGGAAGGAAATGGGTGCATGTGGAATGTGATGGTTAATGGACAGGACAAAGAATGTAGTAATTATGTGGAAAGAAGGTGTGGAATTTTGAGAAATGAAAGTTGAAAAATGGAGAAAAGGGTGATGGGTTAGCCACATGGAATGGGATGTCAGTGTGGGAAAATTTAGAGATGTATTGTCAAGGTTGCACGCGTGTCAGTACTGAATAGGGAAAAAGGTGTTTgggcagagagagagagagagaacatTGTCTAGGATCTGACCCATATTTGTCTGTTCCAAGGAGAACAATGTGGATGCAAATACAAAAGTCCAATAACCATTCCAATTCTTCAAATGCCACGTGAAAACCTTTTTTTCCCATTTTCACATACTACACTCACTCACTCGCATGCAATGCTATTGTATGCAACCTAATCTCATCACTCACCTCACGTCTCTCTTCAACCCTTCCTTGTGGGACATCCAAACCACATCACATGAATCTCAGGCAACCCTATGTTCTTTTTTAGTTTCACAGCCAAAAATGTGATTGGaaagttaaatttattaaacCTAGTTAATCAATTGTTTCTACATTATTAGATTAGTTATTAATGAAACATAACAAACTTATAGACCCCTCTATGGCTAACCTTCCCTACCCTGTTCTTCTGCTACAACAACACATAAGTGTGCAGGTCTTAATTTGTTGTCATCAATAATTGAGAGCCTGTTAATACTTTATCCCAAGCTTCAAAAAACTATAGCATATCAGAGTACTATTATTAGTATAAAACATATCTTATTATTCTCGATAATAACTTCCTCAActgaaataatataaaaaatgaggATAGAGATGAGGAATTCAAAGCAGAAAACCAATAAAAAcgatatataaacaaaaatagaaacacTAAAATCAAAGTAGCTCAACTCAAACGGAGCGGAGCCGGGGGCGTGGGACCGCCGGCGAGAAGGTCGGCGAGAGCCGTCATGGCTCGCACTTGCATCTCCAAGGCAGATATGTAGTCACCGGCTTCTTCTAGAAGCTTCGGGAACGACAGCTTCCGGCAACCGGGGATTAACCGTCCGAGAACGCGCGCTTTCTTCTGCAGCGGCGGAACCGTTCTCCGAATCTCCGGAGTCCTCTTCTTCACCAATCCGGAGCCGGACTTCCTGGCCTTCCTGTGGTGCCTCTGCTTCCACCGGCCAAACGGATTCGCGAGAATCGCGCGGCTCCAGTGAGTTCGGCCTTTAGCCGTGGCGGCGAGGGCGCGGTCGGCGGCTGCGCGGACATCGCGGGCGGCGGCAGGGCTTTTACGGCGGAGCGCGTGGAGGAGGTTGAAGGCGTAGATGCGGTGTTCGGTTTGGGAAGTCCAGGGAGCGAGGGAAGCGTGGTGCGTCAGTTTGCGGCGCTTCTTGTGATTGGAGTGTTGTGATGACGTAGCAGAATGGAGGTTTGAGTGGAAAGACGCCATGAGAAGAGAATGATGGATAGAAGAGGGCTATGATTGGAATTGTTCttgaaaacagagaaggtggaAGCGATGATTGAGTGATCAGCAATTGCAAGAATTGGAATTCACATTTGAATGAAGAATGAGCGAAGAAGATGATGATATTAAGGTGAAtgcagagagagagaatgaaagaGAATTCACGAGGATCCACGCGTCCTTCTCTTTACTTTCCATTCTTTCAATTTTACCCCTGCTTTCTTTCTGTGTTTTATTTTCACATGTATTCTTATTTTACActtaatatcatataaaaaaatataggttGAAGAAGGACAAAATTAGCCCAGATTTGAAAGTTTGACTAGAAAACCGAGATGAATAACACTGTACTGCAAAGTTTTCCCATAACAAACGAGAGCAAGATAGTGACGTGACATTGCATGTGTTAATGAGGAAAATTAAGGTTCTAATTGCCCACAATAACAAATTAGGCTCACAACTTGCcaaattaaaatatgatattatattaGGTTTGaccctctctttctctttctctttctattcCCATTTTTAGTTGGTGAAACGTTAAATTCCAATAGTAACTGGAAGGAGGTACTCATTATCTTAATTAATGAAAATCCAAGCCTTCATTCATTTTCAAAGCTAATATCTAATCACTATTACTctattatttgttatatttagtACATGTTATGTTATGGATAAGATCTCTCCTTTTGGCTCAATCGTCTTAACTTGTTTACAAAGATATATTATATAGGAGAGAATTAAAAGTtaagaaaagataaataatatcCCCAACATCGTAAAAGCAACCCAAATTTTGATAAGAAAATGACTTCTTTACCCTAgaggtaaaaaataaaaataaaaaccctATTTGGAGGCCCACCCAATTGTTAGGTAATTTTTGAAACTGTGTGACCTTAGAGGTAAATTTTGTGTGGAAGTGTACCTTAACTACACACAAGCATTTTTCACGCGACGTGCAAGGTTCAGTGTTCACCCttacaagagaaaaaaaaagtgagtaaAAAGTATTTGAATCAAAATAGTCGGTGGTTGCAATCTCTCAACGGCCAACATTGATGGTGAGACGAAATGATGATGCTTTCTTTGGATAGTTTTGGCCTTTGTTTTGGGGGGGAGAGGGTTGAAGGAAATGGTTGGCATGTGAGAAAAGTTATGGAGAGAGTATTATTGTAATGTAAAATTGGGAGTGCCTTTACCTTTACCTGCAAGAATTGGATTTGATGTTCACGCTTGGAAACTGATGAATGTTTGTGAAAAAAAGACGACATGGTTTGGGGTAAATGCAGCTAAAGAAGTGGCTTTTGAAGGCATTCATGACATGGCAATGGTGCATTGGAGGTATCATTGGTTGTGCATATGGGGTCAGACTCATTTGTCTCTATTCGTGACAATGATTAGAGGGGATGCACACACATGGCAAGCCTACACACAAAAGGAACGCATGCCACTGTTTTACTCACAAATTCAAAACTCTCTTTTACAAACTGTTAAGTCTCCTATGAATATAACAAATGCTTCACATCTTTAAATTCATCATAGTTTCATTGATCTACTGGGGAATGTTAGGTTATGGACATGAAGATTTGATACTTGTTCATTTATTTCTAAACTTATGTATGTAACTTTACgaaaaagtataaattaaaGGATTAACATCGAAGTTATAATTCAGTTCATCTATACTTGATTATCTTTTACAAAAAGTATCATCTAATACAGAACACATGAAATACTTTCAACTCATATTCTATCATATACTCATTATAATTTTGTGTGTTATTACTGACTTAAACGTCCTTTTTTCGAAGATTGAATCTTcagaatttgaaaaaagaccACTAAAAACTCATCCAGATCCAGATTTCGACCTCGAACTGTCAAAGAAGACAAACATTGGTTAAATTACACTTCCGAGTACctaataatttcttatttttcagTTAATTTGTATCGTTCGGACCACTGTTTGGTTTTTTGTTGTTTTGAAAACAAAAGTTGGACTGAACTCAACCCCTTCTTACAGGCCAGAAAGATTCCATTGTGAGTTAcgtgaattattattatttgagtCCGAAATGGGAAATCAGAAACGAATCTATCCAAATGACATGTAAGACAAGTTTGCCTCCTTGAAAGAGACATGCTTTACTGTCTAATCTCAACACGAAACGTGGTCTCGTACAATGATTTTCGGCTTTAGCTATGAAATAATCAGAGTATGCTTTCATCATCATAATAAGAAAATTGTGAGAATAACCGAATCAGAACAAAACCCCTTCTGTTACAGGATTTACATACGTACATGGTCAAAGTGATTAAAGTGAGGGACTCACGTGTATAAAtctaaagtaaaataataataataataatgcacTTATGTTTAATTGTAGTAATAAAGTTACtcttataataaaataagagtGTCATGTGAAGAGGAGCAAGATGTTTTCTCATACTTTCTGTCCCATCACACCACCTCTtgtatttttgaatatttttcctTAATATTGTTGGAATTGGAAAAcgataagaaaattttaaatcaaattttaaaatacttgGTTAAAGAGAAGATGGTTAAAGAGATACTTGGTTCAAGCATAACTTACTTAAAGCATCTTTTAAAGTCGTATATTCAAATCAGTTGCAGTATTTTCGTAAAGCATCATCTTTCTCCCTTTTTGTCACGAGATATTTTGTGCAACTATTTATTACTTGGTTGGTGTGACAAATATTTGTATTGTGATTAAATTAAGTTGTGTCTAATGAAGTTTTTTTCAAAGGATCCGTTTGTCACTTTACCAAAAAGAGGACCCTTTTGCTGTTGTTCACGAGTTGAAGGTACATCAAAATTCACACTACTGCAATTATATCTTCAATATAAATAAGTCTTAAGCTTGGGTTTGGttccaaatcaaataaaaaaaacaaaaaaactataaaagatAACCTTGACCCACTCCTAAGTAGAAGCACTAAGTTTTCAGAAAGTAAAaggagagagaaataaattttaaaaaaatagttaaaaagtaTAATTGAATGCTTAGTAATTTTGTATGGTAAAAGTAGAGGAAAACATTTTGGAAGAGGTACAATTTaattagtataataaaaataaataaataaaatagaagatgGTACAAGAGTctcataattttcaaaatttgttggactgaacaaaaaaaattaattatctttcTCTCTCCACTTTACCAAACAAACCATAGGTAGTATTTATATGAAGGTTTCCATAAGTACTcagaagaaacaaaattattgaCTTTTGCATaacttaaactattttatatatagtaaatttgtaaaaaattccatgtatttttataatttattttaacttgtaaataaattaattttagttttaaaaatattttttatttattttttgttttctatgcTAGAATTACTTATACATAAGTTGAATGACTAGCAAGAGATGCAATCCTCTTGTAAATAAATTTGACTATATCGTTGACCAATGTTTCGTAGTGTTTCCTACAAACCTTAAGCGCTGATTTGGATCTCATTTCCTTTTAATCACTGTTAAGAGGAAAATTGAAAGAagataaaagtaataaaaataaaaacaaaaagtaaaGGATATAGAGAAATAGATAGGTAAGCCTACCAAACATAATACAGAAATTTCCTTCAATACTTATTTAGACTAgcaaagagaaaataaataaatttttttttttttttccaaaataataaATCTACCAAAAAAA from Phaseolus vulgaris cultivar G19833 chromosome 1, P. vulgaris v2.0, whole genome shotgun sequence carries:
- the LOC137814903 gene encoding transcription factor bHLH149-like; its protein translation is MASFHSNLHSATSSQHSNHKKRRKLTHHASLAPWTSQTEHRIYAFNLLHALRRKSPAAARDVRAAADRALAATAKGRTHWSRAILANPFGRWKQRHHRKARKSGSGLVKKRTPEIRRTVPPLQKKARVLGRLIPGCRKLSFPKLLEEAGDYISALEMQVRAMTALADLLAGGPTPPAPLRLS